Proteins encoded by one window of Salvia splendens isolate huo1 chromosome 5, SspV2, whole genome shotgun sequence:
- the LOC121805018 gene encoding probable aminotransferase TAT2 — MELQTQSQEVDAPTTITIKGILGLLMSNTDAKENGKRVISLGIGDPTAYSCFHASNAAQEGVVEALRSAKFNGYAPTAGLPQTREAIAEYLSRDLPYQLAAESVYVTAGCTQAIEIALSVLARPGANILLPRPCFPIYGLCASFRNIEVRYFDLHPEKGWEVDLDAVADLADHNTVAMVIINPGNPCGNVYSHQHLKKIAETAKRLGIVVIADEVYGHLAFGANPFVPMGIFGSIAPVLTLGSLSKRWLVPGWRLGWLVINDPDGSLMSPKFVERIKKYCDICGGPATFIQAAVPDIVEQTQEVFFRKTINILKQTSDICYQKIEDINGITCPTKPKGAMAFMVKLNLSVMKDISDDIDFCFKLAKEESVIILPGIAVGLKNWIRITFAVDVPALEEAMERLKSFCERHSY; from the exons ATGGAGTTGCAGACTCAATCGCAGGAGGTCGACGCGCCGACTACCATCACCATCAAGGGGATTTTAGGGCTGTTGATGTCGAATACGGATGCGAAGGAGAACGGGAAGAGAGTCATTTCGCTGGGGATTGGGGATCCCACTGCCTACTCCTGCTTCCACGCTAGTAATGCTGCTCAGGAAGGTGTTGTCGAGGCTCTGCGCTCTGCCAAATTCAACGGCTACGCTCCCACCGCTGGCCTTCCCCAAACCAGAGA GGCAATCGCGGAGTATTTGTCACGGGATCTCCCCTACCAGCTAGCGGCGGAATCCGTGTATGTCACAGCCGGTTGCACGCAAGCAATTGAGATAGCATTGTCGGTTTTGGCTCGCCCCGGTGCTAATATCCTGCTCCCGAGGCCGTGTTTTCCGATTTACGGCCTTTGCGCCTCATTCAGGAATATCGAAGTCCGCTACTTCGATCTCCACCCCGAGAAGGGATGGGAGGTCGATCTCGATGCAGTAGCAGATTTGGCAGACCACAATACCGTTGCAATGGTGATCATCAATCCAGGGAATCCATGTGGAAACGTCTACTCACACCAGCACCTGAAGAag ATTGCTGAGACGGCGAAGAGGCTTGGTATAGTGGTGATAGCTGATGAGGTCTACGGCCATCTGGCTTTCGGGGCTAACCCTTTTGTTCCCATGGGAATATTCGGGTCAATCGCCCCGGTGTTGACGCTTGGATCTTTGTCTAAGAGATGGCTGGTTCCTGGTTGGCGCCTTGGTTGGTTGGTCATCAATGACCCTGATGGCAGTTTGATGAGCCCAAAA TTTGTGGAGCGCATCAAGAAATACTGTGACATTTGCGGGGGTCCTGCTACGTTCATACAGGCTGCGGTTCCTGATATTGTTGAGCAAACACAAGAAGTTTTCTTCAGGAAAACAATTAACATACTCAAGCAGACTTCTGATATCTGTTACCAAAAGATTGAAGACATCAATGGCATTACTTGTCCAACAAAGCCTAAAGGAGCAATGGCTTTCATG GTGAAGCTGAATCTTTCGGTGATGAAAGATATTAGTGATGATATCGACTTTTGCTTCAAGCTGGCCAAAGAGGAATCTGTTATCATTCTTCCAG GGATCGCTGTGGGTCTGAAGAACTGGATCAGGATCACATTTGCAGTAGACGTACCTGCTCTCGAAGAAGCCATGGAGAGGCTCAAGTCTTTCTGTGAACGGCACTCCTACTAA